Proteins from one Chiloscyllium punctatum isolate Juve2018m chromosome 4, sChiPun1.3, whole genome shotgun sequence genomic window:
- the xrcc3 gene encoding DNA repair protein XRCC3 isoform X3, with protein MKEILCLSGPDLQRLTKLSSSDVQYLHKTVAATIKSDPVVTALQIYNGECPFPTQKRKLSMGCPVVDSLLGGGIPLMGITEIVGESSAGKTQICMQLSLSVQFPCSYGGQDAGVVYICTEDTFPNKRLQELIAFQSMLRTDVPPDVVNNIKFGNNIFIEHVADVESLNHCISKRLPILLSRGLIRLVVIDSIAALFRCEFGVSDSIAKAKYLQKIGAMLHHLSHQFSSPVICINQIADVVNDSHLAQGNFGLLDKKVLPALGVTWSNQLLMRLMVSRTQLCVEGTFPDNKDCILNSGTVLRRMEIIFAPHLPQSFCNYIICKEGVRGIRKVGL; from the exons ATGAAAGAAATCTTATGTCTTTCGGGACCAGATCTGCAGAGACTCACTAAGTTGTCCAGTTCTGATGTGCAATATTTGCATAAAACCGTCGCAGCAACAATAAAGAGTGATCCTGTGGTAACAG CCCTGCAAATATACAATGGAGAATGTCCTTTTCCAACCCAGAAGCGAAAACTTAGCATGGGTTGTCCAGTCGTGGACTCACTACTTGGAGGTGGAATCCCATTAATGGGAATTACTGAAATAGTTGGTGAGAGTTCAGCAGGCAAGACACAAATTTGCATGCAGCTGTCCCTGTCTGTACAGTTTCCATGTAGCTATGGTGGACAAGATGCAG GAGTTGTGTATATTTGTACAGAGGATACTTTTCCAAATAAACGATTGCAGGAATTGATTGCCTTTCAATCCATGTTACGAACTGACGTGCCGCCCGACGTTGTCAACAATATTAAGTTTGGTAACAACATTTTTATTGAACATGTTGCAGATGTG GAGTCCTTAAATCACTGCATTAGCAAAAGACTACCAATCTTACTGTCACGAGGCTTGATACGCCTTGTGGTGATTGATTCAATTGCAGctttattcagatgtgaatttggaGTCAGTGATTCGATTGCCAAGGCCAAGTATCTTCAGAAAATTGGAGCCATGCTCCACCACCTCAGCCATCAGTTCAGTAGTCCTGTCATCTGTATCAATCAG ATTGCAGACGTGGTAAATGACTCTCATTTGGCTCAGGGTAATTTTGG CTTGTTAGATAAAAAAGTGCTACCAGCTCTGGGTGTGACTTGGTCCAATCAGCTCTTGATGAGGCTAATGGTTAGTCGGACACAACTCTGTGTTGAAGGCACATTTCCTGACAACAAAGACTGTATCCTGAATTCTGGGACTGTCCTACGCAGAATGGAAATCATTTTTGCACCTCATCTTCCTCAATCATTCTGCAACTATATAATCTGCAAGGAAGGGGTAAGGGGAATAAGGAAAGTAGGACTATAA
- the xrcc3 gene encoding DNA repair protein XRCC3 isoform X1, which yields MGLAAGEPAMDWSHLDLNPKVVAAVRRANIQTMKEILCLSGPDLQRLTKLSSSDVQYLHKTVAATIKSDPVVTALQIYNGECPFPTQKRKLSMGCPVVDSLLGGGIPLMGITEIVGESSAGKTQICMQLSLSVQFPCSYGGQDAGVVYICTEDTFPNKRLQELIAFQSMLRTDVPPDVVNNIKFGNNIFIEHVADVESLNHCISKRLPILLSRGLIRLVVIDSIAALFRCEFGVSDSIAKAKYLQKIGAMLHHLSHQFSSPVICINQIADVVNDSHLAQGNFGLLDKKVLPALGVTWSNQLLMRLMVSRTQLCVEGTFPDNKDCILNSGTVLRRMEIIFAPHLPQSFCNYIICKEGVRGIRKVGL from the exons ATGGGTCTCGCGGCCGGGGAGCCCGCGATGGACTGGAGTCACTTAGACCTGAATCCTAAAGTGGTGGCTGCTGTTAGGCGAG CAAACATCCAAACAATGAAAGAAATCTTATGTCTTTCGGGACCAGATCTGCAGAGACTCACTAAGTTGTCCAGTTCTGATGTGCAATATTTGCATAAAACCGTCGCAGCAACAATAAAGAGTGATCCTGTGGTAACAG CCCTGCAAATATACAATGGAGAATGTCCTTTTCCAACCCAGAAGCGAAAACTTAGCATGGGTTGTCCAGTCGTGGACTCACTACTTGGAGGTGGAATCCCATTAATGGGAATTACTGAAATAGTTGGTGAGAGTTCAGCAGGCAAGACACAAATTTGCATGCAGCTGTCCCTGTCTGTACAGTTTCCATGTAGCTATGGTGGACAAGATGCAG GAGTTGTGTATATTTGTACAGAGGATACTTTTCCAAATAAACGATTGCAGGAATTGATTGCCTTTCAATCCATGTTACGAACTGACGTGCCGCCCGACGTTGTCAACAATATTAAGTTTGGTAACAACATTTTTATTGAACATGTTGCAGATGTG GAGTCCTTAAATCACTGCATTAGCAAAAGACTACCAATCTTACTGTCACGAGGCTTGATACGCCTTGTGGTGATTGATTCAATTGCAGctttattcagatgtgaatttggaGTCAGTGATTCGATTGCCAAGGCCAAGTATCTTCAGAAAATTGGAGCCATGCTCCACCACCTCAGCCATCAGTTCAGTAGTCCTGTCATCTGTATCAATCAG ATTGCAGACGTGGTAAATGACTCTCATTTGGCTCAGGGTAATTTTGG CTTGTTAGATAAAAAAGTGCTACCAGCTCTGGGTGTGACTTGGTCCAATCAGCTCTTGATGAGGCTAATGGTTAGTCGGACACAACTCTGTGTTGAAGGCACATTTCCTGACAACAAAGACTGTATCCTGAATTCTGGGACTGTCCTACGCAGAATGGAAATCATTTTTGCACCTCATCTTCCTCAATCATTCTGCAACTATATAATCTGCAAGGAAGGGGTAAGGGGAATAAGGAAAGTAGGACTATAA
- the xrcc3 gene encoding DNA repair protein XRCC3 isoform X4, with protein sequence MGLAAGEPAMDWSHLDLNPKVVAAVRRANIQTMKEILCLSGPDLQRLTKLSSSDVQYLHKTVAATIKSDPVVTALQIYNGECPFPTQKRKLSMGCPVVDSLLGGGIPLMGITEIVGESSAGKTQICMQLSLSVQFPCSYGGQDAGVVYICTEDTFPNKRLQELIAFQSMLRTDVPPDVVNNIKFGNNIFIEHVADVESLNHCISKRLPILLSRGLIRLVVIDSIAALFRCEFGVSDSIAKAKYLQKIGAMLHHLSHQFSSPVICINQIADVVNDSHLAQGNFGLFCSRENKHSLSSQLRLSIPSYIQLVR encoded by the exons ATGGGTCTCGCGGCCGGGGAGCCCGCGATGGACTGGAGTCACTTAGACCTGAATCCTAAAGTGGTGGCTGCTGTTAGGCGAG CAAACATCCAAACAATGAAAGAAATCTTATGTCTTTCGGGACCAGATCTGCAGAGACTCACTAAGTTGTCCAGTTCTGATGTGCAATATTTGCATAAAACCGTCGCAGCAACAATAAAGAGTGATCCTGTGGTAACAG CCCTGCAAATATACAATGGAGAATGTCCTTTTCCAACCCAGAAGCGAAAACTTAGCATGGGTTGTCCAGTCGTGGACTCACTACTTGGAGGTGGAATCCCATTAATGGGAATTACTGAAATAGTTGGTGAGAGTTCAGCAGGCAAGACACAAATTTGCATGCAGCTGTCCCTGTCTGTACAGTTTCCATGTAGCTATGGTGGACAAGATGCAG GAGTTGTGTATATTTGTACAGAGGATACTTTTCCAAATAAACGATTGCAGGAATTGATTGCCTTTCAATCCATGTTACGAACTGACGTGCCGCCCGACGTTGTCAACAATATTAAGTTTGGTAACAACATTTTTATTGAACATGTTGCAGATGTG GAGTCCTTAAATCACTGCATTAGCAAAAGACTACCAATCTTACTGTCACGAGGCTTGATACGCCTTGTGGTGATTGATTCAATTGCAGctttattcagatgtgaatttggaGTCAGTGATTCGATTGCCAAGGCCAAGTATCTTCAGAAAATTGGAGCCATGCTCCACCACCTCAGCCATCAGTTCAGTAGTCCTGTCATCTGTATCAATCAG ATTGCAGACGTGGTAAATGACTCTCATTTGGCTCAGGGTAATTTTGG CCTGttctgttccagggaaaataaacacagtctctcctcacaactgagactttccatcccaagctacatccag CTTGTTAGATAA
- the xrcc3 gene encoding DNA repair protein XRCC3 isoform X2, producing MGLAAGEPAMDWSHLDLNPKVVAAVRRANIQTMKEILCLSGPDLQRLTKLSSSDVQYLHKTVAATIKSDPVVTALQIYNGECPFPTQKRKLSMGCPVVDSLLGGGIPLMGITEIVGESSAGKTQICMQLSLSVQFPCSYGGQDAGVVYICTEDTFPNKRLQELIAFQSMLRTDVPPDVVNNIKFGNNIFIEHVADVESLNHCISKRLPILLSRGLIRLVVIDSIAALFRCEFGVSDSIAKAKYLQKIGAMLHHLSHQFSSPVICINQIADVVNDSHLAQGNFGCQAMTLNFTFHLGCCPGFAAIQAPTASVSEEWQMVLNIVDSSVNIPLLTL from the exons ATGGGTCTCGCGGCCGGGGAGCCCGCGATGGACTGGAGTCACTTAGACCTGAATCCTAAAGTGGTGGCTGCTGTTAGGCGAG CAAACATCCAAACAATGAAAGAAATCTTATGTCTTTCGGGACCAGATCTGCAGAGACTCACTAAGTTGTCCAGTTCTGATGTGCAATATTTGCATAAAACCGTCGCAGCAACAATAAAGAGTGATCCTGTGGTAACAG CCCTGCAAATATACAATGGAGAATGTCCTTTTCCAACCCAGAAGCGAAAACTTAGCATGGGTTGTCCAGTCGTGGACTCACTACTTGGAGGTGGAATCCCATTAATGGGAATTACTGAAATAGTTGGTGAGAGTTCAGCAGGCAAGACACAAATTTGCATGCAGCTGTCCCTGTCTGTACAGTTTCCATGTAGCTATGGTGGACAAGATGCAG GAGTTGTGTATATTTGTACAGAGGATACTTTTCCAAATAAACGATTGCAGGAATTGATTGCCTTTCAATCCATGTTACGAACTGACGTGCCGCCCGACGTTGTCAACAATATTAAGTTTGGTAACAACATTTTTATTGAACATGTTGCAGATGTG GAGTCCTTAAATCACTGCATTAGCAAAAGACTACCAATCTTACTGTCACGAGGCTTGATACGCCTTGTGGTGATTGATTCAATTGCAGctttattcagatgtgaatttggaGTCAGTGATTCGATTGCCAAGGCCAAGTATCTTCAGAAAATTGGAGCCATGCTCCACCACCTCAGCCATCAGTTCAGTAGTCCTGTCATCTGTATCAATCAG ATTGCAGACGTGGTAAATGACTCTCATTTGGCTCAGGGTAATTTTGG gtgccaggcaatgacccTGAATTTTACTTTCCATCTgggatgttgtccaggttttgctgcaaTACAAGCAccaactgcttcagtatctgaggagtggcaaatggtgctgaatatcgTCGACTCGTCGGTGAAcattccacttctgaccttatga
- the xrcc3 gene encoding DNA repair protein XRCC3 isoform X5 codes for MGLAAGEPAMDWSHLDLNPKVVAAVRRANIQTMKEILCLSGPDLQRLTKLSSSDVQYLHKTVAATIKSDPVVTALQIYNGECPFPTQKRKLSMGCPVVDSLLGGGIPLMGITEIVGESSAGKTQICMQLSLSVQFPCSYGGQDAGVVYICTEDTFPNKRLQELIAFQSMLRTDVPPDVVNNIKFGNNIFIEHVADVESLNHCISKRLPILLSRGLIRLVVIDSIAALFRCEFGVSDSIAKAKYLQKIGAMLHHLSHQFSSPVICINQIADVVNDSHLAQGNFGFCCNTSTNCFSI; via the exons ATGGGTCTCGCGGCCGGGGAGCCCGCGATGGACTGGAGTCACTTAGACCTGAATCCTAAAGTGGTGGCTGCTGTTAGGCGAG CAAACATCCAAACAATGAAAGAAATCTTATGTCTTTCGGGACCAGATCTGCAGAGACTCACTAAGTTGTCCAGTTCTGATGTGCAATATTTGCATAAAACCGTCGCAGCAACAATAAAGAGTGATCCTGTGGTAACAG CCCTGCAAATATACAATGGAGAATGTCCTTTTCCAACCCAGAAGCGAAAACTTAGCATGGGTTGTCCAGTCGTGGACTCACTACTTGGAGGTGGAATCCCATTAATGGGAATTACTGAAATAGTTGGTGAGAGTTCAGCAGGCAAGACACAAATTTGCATGCAGCTGTCCCTGTCTGTACAGTTTCCATGTAGCTATGGTGGACAAGATGCAG GAGTTGTGTATATTTGTACAGAGGATACTTTTCCAAATAAACGATTGCAGGAATTGATTGCCTTTCAATCCATGTTACGAACTGACGTGCCGCCCGACGTTGTCAACAATATTAAGTTTGGTAACAACATTTTTATTGAACATGTTGCAGATGTG GAGTCCTTAAATCACTGCATTAGCAAAAGACTACCAATCTTACTGTCACGAGGCTTGATACGCCTTGTGGTGATTGATTCAATTGCAGctttattcagatgtgaatttggaGTCAGTGATTCGATTGCCAAGGCCAAGTATCTTCAGAAAATTGGAGCCATGCTCCACCACCTCAGCCATCAGTTCAGTAGTCCTGTCATCTGTATCAATCAG ATTGCAGACGTGGTAAATGACTCTCATTTGGCTCAGGGTAATTTTGG gttttgctgcaaTACAAGCAccaactgcttcagtatctga